A region from the Aegilops tauschii subsp. strangulata cultivar AL8/78 chromosome 5, Aet v6.0, whole genome shotgun sequence genome encodes:
- the LOC109740167 gene encoding ureide permease 1 — MFIVEDKGSAIALMCAALLFLGTWPALLTLLERRGRLPQHTYLDYSITNLLAAVLIALTLGQLGDSKQNMPNFFIQLSQDNWPSVLFAMAGGLVLSIGNLSTQYAWAYVGLSVTEVICASMVVVIGTTLNYFLDNRINRADILFTGVACFLVAVILGTAVHSSNAADNEEKLSESTNGYNLGSNGGTEPSKQDALEVDIENGASAEEATRAEAGTAEYLIELEGRRSVKVFGSSTLKGLGLVFFAGVCLSLFSPALNLATNDQWHTLKGGVPHLVVYTAFFYFSMSCFVIGVGLNILFLYRPMAGVPKSSFKAYLGDWEGRQWALLAGLLCGFGNGFQFMGGQAAGYAAADAVEALPLVSTFWGIVLFGEYRKSSKKTYTLLVLMLLMFVAAVATLMASAGHRSTK, encoded by the exons ATGTTCATCGTAGAAGACAAGGGCAGTGCCATTGCTCTCATGTGTGCCGCCCTCCTCTTCTTGGGCACATGGCCGGCATTGCTCACCCTCTTGGAGCGCAGGGGCCGGCTGCCACAGCACACGTACCTTGATTACTCAATCACGAACCTCCTTGCCGCGGTCCTCATCGCGCTCACCTTGGGCCAGCTTGGGGACAGCAAGCAAAACATGCCCAATTTCTTCATCCAGCTCAGTCAG GATAACTGGCCTTCGGTGCTGTTTGCAATGGCTGGGGGTCTCGTGCTCAGTATTGGGAACCTTTCTACACAGTATGCTTGGGCATATGTGGGTCTCTCAGTTACCGAGGTTATCTGCGCAAGCATGGTTGTTGTTATAG GCACAACACTGAATTATTTCCTGGACAACCGCATCAACAGGGCTGATATTCTTTTCACTGGAGTGGCTTGCTTCCTTGTTGCAGTCATCCTTGGGACTGCTGTACACTCTTCCAATGCAGCTGATAATGAAGAAAAACTAAGTGAATCCACAAATGGCTACAACCTTGG GTCAAATGGAGGTACGGAGCCAAGCAAACAAG ATGCACTAGAGGTGGACATAGAGAATGGAGCATCTGCGGAAGAGGCCACCAGAGCTGAAGCAGGAACTGCAGAATACCTAATTGAGCTCGAAGGCCGGCGTTCGGTTAAG GTGTTTGGATCGAGCACCCTCAAGGGGCTTGGGCTGGTTTTCTTTGCCGGGGTCTGCCTCTCGCTCTTCTCCCCAGCACTCAACCTCGCCACCAATGACCAGTGGCACACCCTGAAAGGCGGCGTCCCGCATCTGGTTGTGTACACTGCCTTCTTCTACTTCTCCATGTCGTGCTTCGTCATCGGTGTCGGGCTCAACATCTTGTTCCTCTACCGCCCGATGGCCGGCGTGCCGAAGTCGTCCTTCAAGGCCTATCTGGGTGACTGGGAAGGCAGGCAGTGGGCTCTCCTCGCCGGCTTGCTTTGTGGCTTCGGCAATGGCTTCCAGTTCATGGGTGGTCAGGCTGCTGGTTATGCTGCTGCTGATGCTGTTGAG GCATTGCCACTTGTGAGCACATTCTGGGGCATCGTGCTATTCGGGGAGTACCGCAAGTCGTCCAAGAAAACCTACACTCTGCTCGTGTTGATGCTGCTCATGTTTGTCGCGGCTGTAGCAACGCTCATGGCTTCAGCAGGTCACAGGAGCACAAAGTGA
- the LOC141023277 gene encoding uncharacterized protein: protein MAGHLAKNPLLLLQPRRLCTAAASSSAAAGELAPSPAVKEIPRDDDLAEESRNRLVRDTCKLLELRGSWTPKLEAQLRHLLRVLSPPQVRAVLRAQAQTDARAAFEFFRWADRQWRYRHAPEVFDEMLSLLSRTRLHDPARRVMRLMMRRRMRRGTQQFAHLMLSYSRAGKLRSAMRVLQLMQKDGCAPDISICNVAVNVLVFAGRIDKALEFSDRMRRVGVEPDVVTYNCLIKGLCSVRRVVEALEMIGVMLQNGCPPDKITYYTVMGFLCKEKRVAEVRALLGRMRNDAGLFPDQVTYNMLIHVLAKHGHADEALEFLRESEGKRFRVDEVGYSAVVHSFCLNGRMAEAKEIVGEMISKECHPDVVTYSAVVDGFCRVGEIDQARKMMKHMYKNGCKPNIVTHTALLNGLCKAGKTSEAWELLNNSGEEWWTPSDITYSVVMHGFRREGKLKESCDVVAQMLQKGFFPTTVEINLLIHALCKEGKPAEAKDFMEQCQSKGCTINVINFTTVIHGFSRQGDLESALSLLDDLYLSNRHPDVVTYTVVVNALGKKGRLKEATELVKKMLNRGIVPTLVTYRTVIHRYCEKGTVEELLDLLDKMLARQELKSVYNQVIEKLCALGKINEAYSLLSKVLRTASQRDAQTCHILMESFLNRGLAVQSYNVACQMFQRNLIPDIKLCRKVDNQLTSKKQPAAGKLMVKFLERGLLKQEK from the coding sequence ATGGCTGGGCATCTAGCCAAAAACCCATTGCTCCTCCTCCAGCCCCGCCGCCTCTGCACCGCCGCCGCATCCTCCTCGGCCGCCGCAGGAGAACTCGCCCCCTCGCCCGCCGTCAAGGAGATACCCCGCGACGATGACCTCGCGGAGGAGTCGCGCAACCGCCTCGTGCGCGACACCTGCAAGCTGCTCGAGCTCCGTGGCTCGTGGACCCCGAAGCTGGAGGCGCAGCTCCGGCACCTGCTCCGGGTGCTCTCCCCGCCGCAGGTCCGCGCCGTGCTCCGCGCACAGGCGCAGACGGACGCCCGCGCCGCGTTCGAGTTCTTCCGCTGGGCCGACCGCCAGTGGCGCTACAGGCACGCCCcggaggtgttcgacgaaatgctgAGCCTCCTCAGCCGCACCAGGCTCCACGACCCCGCCCGGCGCGTCATGCGCCTCATGATGCGCCGCCGCATGAGGCGCGGGACTCAGCAGTTCGCGCACCTCATGCTCTCGTACAGCCGCGCGGGGAAGCTCCGCTCCGCCATGCGCGTGCTCCAGCTCATGCAGAAGGACGGGTGCGCGCCTGACATATCAATATGCAATGTGGCAGTGAATGTGCTTGTTTTTGCCGGGCGCATTGACAAGGCGCTTGAGTTTAGCGACCGGATGCGACGTGTTGGGGTCGAGCCGGATGTAGTCACATACAATTGCCTTATCAAGGGGTTATGTAGCGTGCGGAGGGTTGTTGAGGCGCTAGAGATGATCGGTGTAATGCTGCAAAATGGGTGCCCACCTGATAAGATTACCTATTATACAGTGATGGGCTTCTTGTGCAAGGAGAAGAGGGTGGCAGAGGTGCGGGCTTTGCTTGGGAGGATGAGGAATGATGCGGGTCTATTTCCAGATCAGGTCACGTATAACATGCTCATCCATGTGCTTGCAAAGCATGGGCATGCAGATGAGGCGTTGGAGTTCTTGAGGGAGTCAGAGGGGAAAAGATTTCGTGTTGATGAGGTTGGATAtagtgcagttgtgcactctttCTGCTTGAATGGGAGGATGGCCGAGGCAAAGGAGATTGTAGGTGAGATGATCTCAAAAGAATGTCACCCTGATGTTGTGACATATAGCGCAGTTGTGGATGGATTCTGTCGGGTCGGGGAAATTGATCAAGCAAGAAAGATGATGAAGCATATGTATAAGAATGGCTGCAAGCCAAACATAGTCACGCATACTGCACTGTTAAATGGTCTCTGCAAAGCTGGGAAAACTTCAGAGGCTTGGGAACTGCTAAACAACAGTGGAGAGGAATGGTGGACTCCCAGTGATATCACATACAGTGTTGTAATGCATGGGTTTAGAAGAGAAGGGAAACTAAAGGAATCATGTGATGTCGTTGCCCAGATGTTGCAGAAGGGTTTCTTTCCCACTACTGTGGAGATTAACTTACTGATCCATGCGTTATGTAAGGAAGGAAAGCCGGCGGAGGCCAAAGACTTCATGGAGCAGTGCCAAAGCAAAGGTTGTACCATTAATGTTATCAACTTTACTACTGTAATTCATGGATTTTCTCGGCAAGGGGATTTGGAATCAGCGCTGTCTTTGTTGGATGACTTGTATCTCAGCAACAGGCATCCAGATGTTGTAACTTATACTGTTGTTGTCAATGCTTTGGGAAAGAAAGGTCGGCTGAAAGAAGCGACGGAGCTTGTGAAGAAAATGCTTAATAGAGGAATTGTCCCTACACTTGTTACATACAGGACAGTGATACATAGATACTGTGAGAAGGGTACAGTGGAAGAATTACTCGATCTGCTGGATAAGATGTTAGCGAGACAAGAGCTTAAGAGTGTATACAATCAGGTCATTGAGAAGCTATGTGCATTAGGTAAAATAAATGAAGCTTACAGTCTCCTCAGCAAGGTACTGAGAACTGCCTCACAGAGAGATGCTCAGACATGCCACATTCTGATGGAGAGTTTTCTTAATAGAGGTCTCGCAGTTCAGTCATACAATGTAGCGTGCCAGATGTTTCAGAGGAATTTAATTCCTGATATTAAATTGTGTCGAAAAGTTGACAATCAGCTGACCTCAAAGAAACAACCAGCTGCTGGAAAGCTTATGGTTAAGTTCTTAGAAAGAGGTCTTCTGAAACAAGAAAAGTAA
- the LOC141020572 gene encoding protein DETOXIFICATION 41-like: MEGDGNVVTAPLLEFIDDRSAASEELLRREPVPFDVLSRLALWEAGNLWRISWASILITLFSFTLSLVTQMFVGHLGELELAGASITNIGIQGLAYGIMLGMSTAVQTVCGQAYGARRYRAMGVVCQRALLLQFVTAVAIAFFYWYSGPFLRLIGQAEDVAVAGQLYARGLVLQLLAFALFCPMQRFLQAQNIVNPVAYMVLAVLVFHILISWLAVFVLSFGLLGAALTLSFSWWVLVALTWAYIIWSPVCKETWTGLSMLAFRGLWGYAKLAFASAVMLALEVWYVQGFVLLTGFLPNSEIALDSLSICINYWNWDFQIMLGLSYAASIRVGNELGAGHPKVARLSVLVVVTASIAFSILATIVVMALKYPLSTLYTSSTTVIEAVIALMPLLAISIFLNGIQPILSGVAVGSGWQVIVAYVNVGAYYIIGLPIGCVLGFKTSLGAAGIWWGLIIGVAVQTVALIVITARTNWDSEVEKAIQRLQHTAADEGGMVVDGDV; the protein is encoded by the exons ATGGAGGGAGATGGCAACGTTGTGACGGCGCCGTTGCTGGAGTTCATCGATGACCGGTCAGCCGCCTCGGAGGAGCTGCTGCGGCGGGAGCCGGTGCCATTCGATGTGCTGTCGCGGCTGGCATTGTGGGAGGCCGGCAACCTGTGGCGCATCTCATGGGCGTCCATCCTCATCACGCTCTTCAGCTTCACTCTCAGCCTCGTCACGCAGATGTTCGTTGGCCACCTTGgtgagctcgagctcgccggggCCTCCATCACCAACATCGGCATCCAGGGCCTAGCCTACGGCATCATG CTCGGCATGTCGACTGCAGTGCAGACGGTGTGCGGCCAGGCCTACGGTGCGAGGAGGTACAGGGCAATGGGCGTTGTTTGCCAGAGAGCGCTCCTCCTCCAGTTTGTGACGGCCGTCGCCATCGCTTTCTTCTACTGGTACTCTGGCCCATTCCTGCGGCTCATTGGGCAGGCTGAGGACGTGGCTGTGGCGGGGCAGCTGTATGCTCGTGGGCTGGTGCTGCAGCTGCTCGCGTTTGCACTCTTCTGCCCGATGCAGAGGTTCCTGCAGGCTCAGAACATCGTCAACCCCGTGGCGTACATGGTGCTTGCTGTGCTCGTCTTCCACATCCTCATCTCGTGGCTTGCTGTGTTCGTTCTCAGCTTTGGCCTTCTCGGCGCGGCTCTGACGCTGAGCTTCTCTTGGTGGGTGCTCGTGGCGTTGACGTGGGCGTACATCATCTGGAGCCCAGTTTGTAAGGAGACGTGGACTGGGCTGTCCATGCTCGCTTTCAGAGGCCTCTGGGGATACGCCAAGCTCGCCTTCGCGTCCGCTGTTATGCTAGC ATTGGAGGTCTGGTACGTGCAAGGATTCGTGCTTCTGACTGGTTTCCTCCCCAACTCAGAGATTGCTCTTGATTCACTCTCTATCTG CATCAACTACTGGAACTGGGACTTCCAAATCATGCTTGGTTTAAGCTATGCGGCCAG TATCCGCGTCGGCAACGAGCTTGGCGCTGGCCATCCGAAGGTCGCAAGGTTGTCGGTCCTGGTGGTCGTCACGGCGAGCATCGCCTTCAGCATTCTCGCCACGATCGTCGTCATGGCCCTCAAGTACCCGCTGAGCACCCTCTACACGAGTAGCACGACGGTGATTGAGGCCGTCATTGCACTGATGCCGTTGCTGGCCATCAGCATCTTCTTGAATGGGATCCAGCCAATCCTCTCAG GAGTCGCCGTCGGGAGCGGGTGGCAAGTCATAGTTGCCTATGTCAACGTCGGGGCTTACTACATCATCGGGCTGCCAATCGGATGCGTTTTGGGGTTCAAAACAAGCCTGGGAGCAGCT GGGATCTGGTGGGGCTTAATCATAGGGGTGGCAGTGCAGACGGTGGCGCTGATCGTCATCACGGCCAGGACCAACTGGGACAGCGAG GTGGAGAAGGCGATCCAGCGGCTGCAGCACACCGCTGCAGACGAGGGTGGCATGGTGGTCGACGGCGACGTCTAA